Proteins from one Candidatus Zixiibacteriota bacterium genomic window:
- the phoU gene encoding phosphate signaling complex protein PhoU, with protein MTKHFQSEIERLKKRILLLAAMVEENLQKAVRAVAERDTKLAGQVIDGDPEIDMQEVEVEEDCLKILALHQPVAADLRYVVAVLKINNDLERIADLAVNIAERSIANASRPAIAAPFDVSSMVAAAVKLVRDSVDSLVKENAALAHQVILDDDIIDDFHRTAYRTVQDRIKSNPDQAELLISFLSVSRNLERIADHATNIAEDVIYMIEGEIVRHGMGRDSKK; from the coding sequence GAACGACTGAAAAAACGCATCCTCCTGCTGGCGGCGATGGTGGAAGAAAATCTCCAGAAAGCGGTCCGGGCGGTTGCCGAGCGCGATACGAAGTTGGCGGGGCAGGTGATCGACGGCGATCCGGAAATCGACATGCAGGAGGTCGAGGTCGAGGAAGACTGCCTGAAAATCCTGGCGCTGCACCAGCCGGTGGCGGCCGATCTCCGATATGTTGTCGCCGTTCTCAAGATCAATAACGATCTCGAGCGCATCGCCGACCTCGCGGTCAATATCGCGGAGCGCTCCATAGCGAATGCATCCCGTCCGGCGATTGCCGCGCCGTTTGATGTGAGCTCGATGGTTGCGGCCGCCGTCAAGCTCGTGCGCGACAGCGTGGATTCGCTGGTCAAAGAGAACGCCGCGCTGGCCCATCAGGTCATACTCGACGACGACATTATCGATGATTTTCACCGGACCGCGTATCGTACCGTGCAGGATCGTATTAAATCCAACCCGGATCAGGCCGAGCTGCTGATCAGTTTTCTGAGCGTGTCGCGGAATCTGGAGCGAATCGCGGATCACGCCACCAATATCGCCGAGGACGTGATCTATATGATCGAGGGGGAAATCGTTCGGCACGGCATGGGCAGAGACAGCAAGAAGTAG